GAAGAACAAAGTATCTGGTGCGCCTGTATTGGATAGTGATAAAAACTTGGTGGGAGTGATTTCTGAAAAAGATTGCCTGAAGGTGATTATCAACAGAGATTATTACAATGATCTCGGGGCAAGTAAAGAAACAGTAGAAAAATATATGTCTCGTGATGTAAAGACCATGGATGCAGGTTTATCGGTTACAGAAGCAGCGTTTGAATTTATTCACTCCAACTATCGTCGTTTTCCTGTGATGGAAAAAGGAAAATTGGTAGGACAAATTAGTCGTCGAGATGTTTTGAAGGGTATCATGACGATTGAAGCACGAAACATTGAAGTCACACCTTCCTCATGGCAAAACAGAACCCCTGTTGAACTGGCTAGTAAAACAACGCATTATAAGAAGAAAAAGTAATCTTCTGTCCTTTCTGTTTTTTTACTAATTTTGTACGGTTTTAACAGCTAATACAAACAATCATGCAAACAACAGTTAGTAGTCAATATTTTATGGAATTGGAAGATAAGTATGGAGCGCATAATTACCATCCACTTCCAGTTGTATTGAGTAAAGGCGAAGGTGTATTCGTCTGGGATACAGAGGGTAAAAGGTACTACGATTTTTTATCGGCCTATTCTGCGGTCAATCAAGGACACTGCCATCCTAAAATCGTGCAAGCTTTGGTGAATCAAGCTACTGAATTGACACTTACCTCTCGTGCGTTTTACAATGATACTTTGGGAGTATATGAACAATACATCACCAATCTGTTGGGTTACGACAAGGTTTTGCCGATGAATACAGGAGTTGAGGCGGTTGAAACTGCGCTTAAACTTTGCAGAAAATGGGCGTATGAAGTGAAAGGTATTGCCGAAAATCAAGCTAAAATTATTTTTGTAGAAGGCAATTTTCATGGTCGAACAATGGGTGTTATTTCTGCTTCAACTGATCCTGATAGTTATGGTGGTTATGGGCCTTTGATGCCTGGTTATGAGGTGATTCCCTACAATGATTTGGAGGCTTTGGAGAGCGTTTTGAAGCAAGGAAATGGAAATGTGGCGGGTTTTATAGTCGAACCGATTCAAGGCGAGGCGGGTGTGTTTGTGCCTTCGGATGGATATTTGAAGGGTGCGTACGATTTGTGTCAACAATATGGTGCGTTGTTCATTGCAGATGAGGTACAAACGGGTTTGGCTCGGACTGGTAAAATGCTTTGTTGTGACCATGAGGACGTGCATCCTGATATTTTGATTCTCGGTAAAGCCTTGTCTGGTGGCATTTTACCCGTTTCGGCAGTTTTGGCTGATGACGAAATCATGTTATCTATCAAACCTGGGCAACATGGCTCTACTTATGGTGGCAATCCTTTGGCTTGTAAGGTAGCGATTGCAGCTTTGGAGGTTTTGGTAGAAGAAAATTTGTCGGAAAATGCGGAATATTTGGGTGAAATTTTGCGCCGAGAATTGCGTGCGATTCCCTCCAATTTGATTACCGAAGTGAGAGGAAAAGG
This window of the Chitinophagales bacterium genome carries:
- a CDS encoding CBS domain-containing protein; translated protein: MNPYESIKTYMATNLVTFSPDTDIREAMNSLLKNKVSGAPVLDSDKNLVGVISEKDCLKVIINRDYYNDLGASKETVEKYMSRDVKTMDAGLSVTEAAFEFIHSNYRRFPVMEKGKLVGQISRRDVLKGIMTIEARNIEVTPSSWQNRTPVELASKTTHYKKKK
- the rocD gene encoding ornithine--oxo-acid transaminase; this encodes MQTTVSSQYFMELEDKYGAHNYHPLPVVLSKGEGVFVWDTEGKRYYDFLSAYSAVNQGHCHPKIVQALVNQATELTLTSRAFYNDTLGVYEQYITNLLGYDKVLPMNTGVEAVETALKLCRKWAYEVKGIAENQAKIIFVEGNFHGRTMGVISASTDPDSYGGYGPLMPGYEVIPYNDLEALESVLKQGNGNVAGFIVEPIQGEAGVFVPSDGYLKGAYDLCQQYGALFIADEVQTGLARTGKMLCCDHEDVHPDILILGKALSGGILPVSAVLADDEIMLSIKPGQHGSTYGGNPLACKVAIAALEVLVEENLSENAEYLGEILRRELRAIPSNLITEVRGKGLLNAIVIDSDEHSSLGWDICMKLRDNGLLAKPTHGNKIRFAPPLVITEEQLYECVDIIRKTVLSFE